CAGAAGTGACACAAAGGCGCATTATCGCACAATGGACTGGCCACAACGGACCGATTTTTCAGTTGGTAAGAGCAATGTGAAGTTGGAGCCGCTAATAGAACTTCATAAAGTGCTTAAGTCACCGCTGCACATCAGGTTAGACCTCATTAAGAAATACTGCTGATTTCAATACCCACAAGCAGCATTTCAATACACACAAGATCTTTTTCAAAGCTGTACGAAGCTAAGGTCAGGGCTATTATTATATTGGTTGGACCAAAGATCAAGAAGATCATAAAGTGTGAGGATTTCGCAAAGCTGTTGAACAGGGTGGAGAGAGAGAGGCTTGGAGAAGTTTTGTTGCAGTTGTTTAGGGCTTCCTAAGTAATCACAAAGCTGAAAAATATGTGGAGTTGGCGCAGACTCTCATAAAGAATTACGCCATAATGGAATGCAGAATGTCAGTGAAAGTCCATATCCTTGATTCgcatctcaaaaaattaaagaagaaaTCCGAGGAGCAAAGCGAGCgctttcatcaatatatattgGACTTTGAACGATGTTATCAAGGGCAGTATAACAAAAACATGACGAGGGACTATATTTGGAGACTACTTCGAGAGAGTACTTCACAGTACAATCGAAAAACTAGAAAATCATTTCTGAACCTTGTTGAGGGGTTTCCGACTGTTTGCCTATTCCTtgtgcaatttttgtttttacctgATCTCATAATgacgaaaatgaaaaaatatcgttttattaaaaaaaaaaaacgagtttaCTTCGTGCTGTTGTCATGTAAGCAAAGTTTGTGCTTAATGAATTCATTTTTTCAGATACTTTAGACATTagcaatttaaatataacacttaGAAGTCATGAACAAAAATTGCATTACATTGTGTAACTTGCAGTCTTTCAAGTAGTCTGCTAATCTTTATCTTGCATTATAAAccctattttttttcttccagtaacatGCTCGCAAAGCCAGTAGTGACAGCGATAACAACTACGAAGATGAAACTTCTGATGAGGACTTAATTTCTATTAACTATTTAGACTTCGTTGAATTGGATAGTGAAATATAGttgaaatttaactttttttttcttctttctttccattttttgccgtatcaaaatataaatacaacCAATATTTCCAATATACAGATGGCCGGGACAAGAAGAAGACACAAtttgtcttatcgccaagccccaaTTTGTTGAATATCAATTCAtctaattatatttctttacaatagatataaataaaatataactatatattaaatatatctatatatataatgtatataaatatatttaataaactaattatatatatatatatatatatatatatatatatatatatatatatatatatatatattatatatatatacatataaaattagtttattaaatatatttatatacattatatatatagatatattaaatgtatagttatattttatttatatctattgtaaagaaatataattagaTGAATTGATATTCAACAAAtcggggcttggcgataagacaaattgtgtcttcttcttgccccggCCATCTGTATATTGGAAATATTGgttgtatttatattttgatacggcaaaaaatggaaagaaagaaaaaaaaaaaagttaaatttcaaCTATATTTCACTATCCAATTCAATGAAGTCTAAATAGTTAATAGAAATTAAGTCCTcatcagatatatatatatatatatatatatatatatatatatatatatatatatatatatatatatatatatatatatatgtatatatatatatatatatatatatatatatatatatatatatatatatatatatatatatatatacatatatatatatatatatatatatatatatatatatatatatatatatatatatatatatatatatatatatatatatatatatatatatagtaagcatataaaatttagcTACACCACATTTATAACATATAACCTATCTTAGgaaataaaaaaccattaattattttgtgtttaaattgaatttaataatttatgctaTAAAATCGGGTCTCAGAAACCATAGTGCGGTGTCAAATAACCTCACACATTatgtacatattaaaaaaacaatttcccTATTTAATATGTCACTCCTATTtccttaataataaaacaaaactttagaatattaaaataaatgcaataaagataaaatttattatttcaatgtttaagtgccaaaatgcaaaaatcacttaatataaatcaaaactaaatataaatcacCCAAAGTACTTTCGAATGGAATCCCACAAAACTAATCCTATTACTGTGTGTGGTCCTAGCCTAAAATAATGTGCAAAAGTCCCTTtataaaatcctaaaaaacCTTCTTTAGCAAACACTTtaacaaaaacatcaaaaaaatttgtatatttaagtcCAATACCAGAAGAATTAACATTCTGATTATAGAGTCGTGTAGATATAACATCAAAAGGAGTCATagctaaaacaacaaaaacactaGCCGTCATGCTGGCTGAAACGGAAAGCATAAAACCTCCAGGTTCAAATAAATtgttacgtgaataaaaatctTTAGATTTCGAAAAAGCGGACAATTGTGTCGCTGATCCGACCGTTACTCGTACCATAGATGCAGAAGCACCTCGCCATAACCCTCTAACGCCATGTTCGCGGTATATAGAGATAATACCCGAAGATAGATTCGTTATATCGTGTTGAGTGCCAACAGCAATAGCAGAACTTGATTTCGACTGCAGTTgagtttttatctaaaaaaattattaccaaaaaaataataatttgttaactattattatgaaaaattattattaaatagcaaattttgtttatatcaaaTATCTTATTTTGGTGGCAAAATCTTtagaggtttttttaaaaagatttaataaaaaaaaattgaatgacaaaaattgaatgagaaaaaaaaaaaaacagtttcaagaagaagaattttaaataacaacagaaaataataa
This Hydra vulgaris chromosome 04, alternate assembly HydraT2T_AEP DNA region includes the following protein-coding sequences:
- the LOC100214783 gene encoding solute carrier family 25 member 35 isoform X4, whose protein sequence is MHPAAECLAGSLATCAACLFTNPLETIKTRMQLQGELQSGLVPALCYQFVMNGIRLGSYQIMVNAKLTEDREGKISYLRCMAAGALSGCTGAAVCSPIFMIKTQLQSKSSSAIAVGTQHDITNLSSGIISIYREHGVRGLWRGASASMVRVTVGSATQLSAFSKSKDFYSRNNLFEPGGFMLSVSASMTASVFVVLAMTPFDVISTRLYNQNVNSSGIGLKYTNFFDVFVKVFAKEGFLGFYKGTFAHYFRLGPHTVIGLVLWDSIRKYFG
- the LOC100214783 gene encoding solute carrier family 25 member 35 isoform X3; translation: MHPAAECLAGSLATCAACLFTNPLETIKTRMQLQGELQSRGTYKIYYKNVFHAFYTIAKVDGILALQSGLVPALCYQFVMNGIRLGSYQIMVNAKLTEDREGKISYLRCMAAGALSGCTGAAVCSPIFMIKTQLQSKSSSAIAVGTQHDITNLSSGIISIYREHGVRGLWRGASASMVRVTVGSATQLSAFSKSKDFYSRNNLFEPGGFMLSVSASMTASVFVVLAMTPFDVISTRLYNQNVNSSGIGLKYTNFFDVFVKVFAKEGFLGFYKGTFAHYFRLGPHTVIGLVLWDSIRKYFG